A window of Ptychodera flava strain L36383 chromosome 1, AS_Pfla_20210202, whole genome shotgun sequence contains these coding sequences:
- the LOC139134015 gene encoding S-methylmethionine--homocysteine S-methyltransferase BHMT2-like, which yields MEDKLELINRQALRMAREVADDTGSLLAGNICNSNLYHPDHPERNEEIKAMFKEMIEWSLDYNVDYIIGETFMHLGEAMLALEAIKEYGKGVPSVITLATYRVNTENEQATMSDGVLVTEACKKLEDAGADVVGLNCSRDPAAMIQIMREVRKVCKGYLAAVPVPLRTTDKEPTFLTITDPSTGKYLYPDDLEVKSCSRKDIEEFGKACQELAIQYVGICCGNRPAYTRALCESLGRKPPASRFSKDMSKSALFGDNPNIKKDEVEENLKLFHSKL from the exons ATGGAAGACAAACTTGAACTGATAAACAGACAGGCTCTCAGAATGGCTCGAGAAGTAGCAGACGATACTGGTTCTCTATTGGCAGGAAATATCTGTAACTCAAACTTGTATCATCCCGACCATCCAGAGAGAAATGAAGAAATCAAAGCCATGTTCAAG GAAATGATTGAATGGTCTTTGGATTACAATGTTGATTACATCATTGGTGAGACGTTTATGCATCTTGGTGAAGCCATGCTTGCATTGGAGGCTATCAAAGAATATGGCAAAG GGGTTCCAAGTGTCATTACACTGGCAACATATCGGGTAAACACAGAGAACGAACAAGCCACAATGTCAGATGGTGTGTTAGTCACTGAAGCCTGTAAGAAACTGGAAGACGCCGGTGCTGATGTTGTCGGACTGAACTGTTCGCGTGACCCTGCTGCAATGATACAAATTATGAGAGAAGTTAGGAAGGTTTGCAAA GGATATCTGGCCGCGGTACCGGTTCCATTGCGAACTACAGATAAAGAACCAACTTTTCTAACAATCACTGACCCAAGTACTG GCAAATACTTATATCCCGATGACCTGGAAGTGAAGTCTTGTTCCCGGAAGGATATTGAAGAGTTCGGCAAAGCTTGCCAGGAGTTAGCCATCCAGTACGTCGGCATCTGTTGTGGTAATCGCCCAGCTTACACTCGTGCACTGTGCGAGTCCCTGGGTCGCAAGCCGCCTGCAAGCAGATTCTCCAAAGACATGTCGAAGAGCGCCCTCTTCGGTGACAACCCGAACATAAAGAAAGACGAGGTggaggaaaatttgaaattatttcactCTAAACTTTAG